In one Achromobacter spanius genomic region, the following are encoded:
- a CDS encoding cyclophilin-like fold protein yields MQISIDIEGTTLTATLDDNDSSRDFASLLPLSLTLDDYAATEKVSDLPRRLSTKDAPAGTAAKAGDLTYYSPWGNLAIFYKDFRHASGLVKLGSLDSGVEIMRRPGPLKVTIRKATQ; encoded by the coding sequence ATGCAGATCAGCATCGACATCGAAGGAACCACCCTCACTGCCACCTTGGACGATAACGACAGCTCCCGGGACTTCGCCTCCCTGCTGCCGTTGTCGCTGACGCTGGACGATTACGCCGCAACGGAGAAGGTTAGCGACCTGCCTCGGAGGTTGTCCACCAAGGACGCGCCTGCGGGGACAGCCGCCAAGGCAGGCGACCTGACCTACTACTCGCCCTGGGGCAACCTGGCGATTTTTTACAAGGACTTCCGACACGCCAGCGGACTGGTGAAGCTCGGCTCGCTGGACTCGGGCGTCGAGATCATGCGCCGGCCGGGGCCTCTCAAGGTCACCATCCGAAAGGCAACGCAGTAA
- a CDS encoding NAD(P)-dependent alcohol dehydrogenase yields the protein MMKTVGYAAHSADTPLALFEFERRELRNNDVAMEVLYCGVCHSDLHTARNDWGGTLYPIVPGHEIVGRVTQVGAGVSKFRVGDHVAVGCMVDSCQHCDQCDEGHEQFCREGLVGTYSGLDRITGDATQGGYAKHLIVREEFVLSIPEGLDLSRVAPLLCAGITTYSPLRTWNIQHGSRVAVIGLGGLGHMAVKLAAGMGAHVTVLGRTDAKAVDAKALGAHEFIVSADPAAMSAAQSRFDLIIDTVPVEHDLTPYLPLLDVDGTLTLVGQIGGIPQTTSVPLIMGRRRVAGSLIGGIRETQEMLEFCAKRNILPECEMIRMDEINEAFERMERSDVHYRFVIDMSSLSADARKAA from the coding sequence ATGATGAAGACCGTAGGCTACGCCGCGCATAGCGCGGACACCCCGCTGGCGCTGTTCGAGTTCGAGCGGCGCGAACTGCGGAACAACGACGTTGCGATGGAGGTTCTCTATTGCGGCGTGTGCCACTCTGACCTGCATACCGCCCGCAACGATTGGGGCGGCACGCTGTATCCGATCGTGCCCGGCCACGAGATCGTGGGCCGCGTCACCCAGGTTGGCGCCGGCGTCAGCAAGTTCCGCGTTGGCGATCACGTCGCCGTGGGCTGCATGGTGGATTCTTGTCAGCATTGTGACCAATGCGACGAGGGACATGAACAGTTTTGCCGTGAGGGCTTGGTCGGCACTTACTCGGGCCTGGATCGCATCACAGGCGATGCTACCCAAGGTGGCTACGCCAAGCACCTCATCGTGCGTGAGGAGTTTGTGCTGTCCATCCCCGAAGGGCTGGATCTGTCGCGGGTGGCGCCGCTGCTGTGCGCGGGCATCACCACGTACTCGCCGCTGCGGACCTGGAATATCCAGCATGGCAGCCGGGTAGCGGTGATCGGATTGGGCGGCCTGGGTCACATGGCGGTCAAGCTCGCAGCCGGCATGGGGGCGCACGTCACGGTACTGGGCCGAACCGACGCCAAGGCCGTGGATGCCAAGGCGCTGGGTGCCCACGAATTCATCGTCTCGGCCGATCCGGCGGCAATGAGCGCGGCGCAGTCGCGTTTCGACCTCATCATCGACACGGTGCCAGTGGAGCACGACCTCACGCCCTACCTGCCGTTGCTGGATGTGGATGGCACGCTGACACTGGTCGGCCAGATCGGGGGCATTCCGCAGACGACTTCTGTGCCGCTCATCATGGGACGTCGCCGCGTGGCGGGCTCTCTGATTGGCGGCATCCGCGAAACGCAGGAGATGCTCGAATTCTGCGCCAAGCGGAACATCCTGCCCGAATGCGAAATGATCCGCATGGACGAGATCAACGAAGCCTTCGAGCGCATGGAACGCTCCGACGTCCACTATCGCTTCGTCATCGACATGTCGTCGCTGTCGGCGGATGCGCGCAAGGCGGCGTGA
- a CDS encoding dihydrofolate reductase family protein, protein MRPKVICHMIGSIDGRLLSGRWTPLPEGAQPNTILKIYEDAANRLGGQGWIVGRKTMSEMVGAPSPQLHEAPATTLTRSPHVGNRQERTLAVAVDPSGKLHYGVDHIGTDHLVAILGEHVTDEYLGQLRADGVSYLFAGAQGQDLAAAMETLGTTFGIDTILLEGGGTINGAFLKADLIDEISLLVYPGIDGLAGIPSVFEYQGSRHDAHPAAGRSLRLLSVETLAAGIVWLRYAIDRKANG, encoded by the coding sequence ATGCGTCCGAAAGTCATTTGCCACATGATCGGCTCCATTGATGGCCGGCTTTTGTCAGGCCGATGGACTCCGCTGCCTGAAGGCGCGCAGCCGAATACGATTCTCAAAATCTATGAAGACGCCGCCAACCGATTGGGAGGGCAAGGCTGGATCGTTGGCCGCAAGACGATGTCCGAGATGGTCGGTGCGCCCTCGCCCCAACTCCATGAAGCGCCCGCCACCACACTGACGCGCAGCCCCCATGTCGGAAACCGGCAGGAGCGCACTCTTGCTGTCGCGGTCGATCCCAGCGGCAAGCTCCACTATGGAGTGGACCATATCGGGACGGATCATCTGGTGGCGATCTTAGGCGAACACGTGACCGACGAGTACCTGGGCCAACTGCGCGCAGATGGCGTGTCTTATCTGTTCGCAGGTGCCCAGGGGCAAGATCTGGCTGCCGCGATGGAAACGCTGGGCACCACGTTCGGCATCGACACGATCCTGCTGGAAGGCGGTGGCACCATCAACGGCGCTTTCCTCAAGGCCGACCTGATCGACGAGATCAGTCTGCTGGTGTATCCGGGCATCGACGGTCTTGCGGGCATCCCCAGTGTCTTCGAGTACCAAGGAAGCAGACACGACGCGCATCCCGCCGCAGGCCGGTCGCTGCGCTTGCTGTCCGTCGAAACGCTTGCCGCTGGGATCGTGTGGCTACGCTATGCGATCGATCGGAAGGCAAATGGTTGA
- a CDS encoding DUF2255 family protein encodes MWNQEQLDRIVDADDLKISPLRNDGKTYGTPTWIWCVQVDGELYVRGYSGTASRWYQAAIKQRAGRISAAGSVIDVTFEPVAGPTNDAIDSAYRAKYSTSQYLRPMISDRARAATVRVLPRDPA; translated from the coding sequence ATGTGGAATCAAGAACAACTCGACCGCATCGTGGATGCGGACGACCTGAAAATCTCGCCGTTGCGCAACGATGGCAAAACCTACGGCACACCAACCTGGATCTGGTGCGTGCAGGTGGACGGCGAACTGTACGTGCGTGGCTATAGCGGCACGGCCTCTCGCTGGTACCAGGCCGCAATCAAGCAGCGGGCAGGCCGCATTTCGGCGGCAGGATCGGTGATCGACGTCACGTTCGAGCCGGTCGCCGGCCCCACCAACGACGCGATCGACTCCGCATACCGGGCCAAGTATTCCACCAGCCAGTACCTGCGGCCGATGATCAGCGACCGTGCGCGGGCGGCGACGGTGAGGGTGCTTCCGCGCGATCCCGCCTGA
- a CDS encoding alpha/beta hydrolase produces MSRPITDTASVGHSTARREFIHAAVLAGAAALLAGTPRFATASSTTAKKVNRMQLTQEWDKTFPKSDKIGHKKVTFQNRYGITLAGDLYLPKNAIGKLPAIAISGPFGAVKEQSSGLYAQTMAERGFATLAFDPSYTGESGGEPRNVASPDINIEDFSAAVDYLGLQSNIDRQRIGIIGICGWGGMALGAAAVDKRIKAVATSTMYDMTRVMSKGYNDSTTPEQRLQTLEQLSQQRWADAEKGTPAYGPVSLELKGGEPQFVVEYAAYYKDKKRGFHPRAINSNAAWTLTTPLSFMNLPILTYIAEISPRPALLIHGEKAHSRYFSETAYAAAAEPKELVIIPGANHTDLYDRLDVIPFDKLTMFFQKHLA; encoded by the coding sequence ATGAGCAGACCCATTACCGACACCGCGAGCGTAGGGCATTCCACCGCTCGCCGAGAGTTCATCCACGCCGCAGTTCTTGCCGGAGCTGCAGCCTTGCTTGCCGGCACTCCCCGCTTTGCAACTGCATCTTCCACCACTGCCAAAAAGGTAAATCGCATGCAACTGACCCAAGAATGGGACAAGACCTTTCCCAAGAGCGACAAGATCGGTCACAAGAAGGTGACTTTCCAGAACCGCTACGGCATCACTTTGGCAGGAGACCTGTATCTGCCGAAGAATGCCATCGGCAAGCTGCCGGCCATTGCCATAAGCGGCCCGTTCGGCGCCGTGAAGGAACAGTCGTCCGGCCTGTACGCCCAGACGATGGCCGAGCGCGGCTTCGCTACGCTGGCCTTCGATCCGTCATACACAGGCGAGAGCGGCGGAGAGCCGCGGAACGTTGCCTCGCCGGACATCAACATCGAGGACTTCAGCGCGGCCGTCGATTATCTGGGGCTGCAATCGAACATTGATCGCCAGCGCATCGGCATTATTGGCATCTGCGGCTGGGGCGGCATGGCGCTGGGCGCTGCCGCTGTGGACAAGCGCATCAAGGCCGTCGCCACCAGCACCATGTATGACATGACCCGCGTCATGTCCAAGGGCTACAACGACAGCACGACGCCCGAGCAGCGCCTGCAAACCTTGGAGCAACTGAGCCAGCAGCGCTGGGCCGATGCGGAAAAGGGCACGCCCGCCTACGGCCCGGTGTCGCTCGAACTCAAGGGCGGTGAGCCGCAGTTCGTGGTCGAGTACGCGGCGTATTACAAGGACAAGAAGCGCGGCTTCCACCCCCGCGCCATCAACTCGAATGCAGCGTGGACCCTCACCACGCCGCTGTCGTTCATGAACCTGCCGATCTTGACCTACATCGCGGAAATCTCGCCGCGCCCGGCACTGCTCATCCACGGTGAAAAAGCGCACTCGCGCTACTTCAGCGAGACCGCTTACGCAGCGGCTGCGGAGCCCAAGGAACTCGTGATCATCCCCGGCGCCAACCACACCGATCTGTACGACCGCCTGGACGTCATCCCGTTCGACAAGCTGACGATGTTCTTCCAGAAACACCTGGCCTGA
- a CDS encoding LysR family transcriptional regulator, giving the protein MSRDNYSGLLAFVTVAREGSFTRAAAQLGVSQSALSHTIRTLESSLGIRLLTRTTRNVSPTEAGERLYQNISPQMAEIDAQVQALSEFRDQPTGTVRITATDYAIRTILWPKLSKFLVDYPDIKIELICDYGLTDIAADRYDAGVRFGEQLAQDMIAVRIGPDERFALVGTKGYFARNPPPATPHDLVNHRCVNLRLPTHGGLYAWEFQKKGGREFNVRVEGQLVFNGIYEVLDGALAGLGLAYVPEILAQPHIAKGRLVRILEEWCPLWSGYHLYYPSRRQPSQAMKLVTEALRYQP; this is encoded by the coding sequence ATGTCCCGTGACAACTACAGCGGACTTCTCGCATTCGTGACCGTTGCCCGCGAGGGCAGTTTCACGCGGGCGGCAGCGCAGTTGGGCGTTTCGCAGTCAGCGCTGAGCCACACCATCCGAACACTGGAAAGCAGCTTGGGGATTCGGCTTCTGACGCGCACGACCCGCAACGTGTCACCGACCGAGGCAGGTGAACGCCTGTACCAGAACATCTCGCCCCAGATGGCCGAGATCGACGCACAGGTCCAGGCATTGAGCGAATTCCGAGACCAACCGACCGGGACCGTGCGCATCACCGCGACCGACTATGCGATCAGGACCATCCTCTGGCCCAAGCTGTCCAAATTTCTTGTGGACTACCCGGATATCAAGATCGAACTGATCTGCGACTACGGCCTCACCGACATCGCGGCCGATCGCTACGACGCGGGCGTGCGCTTCGGCGAACAACTTGCGCAGGACATGATCGCGGTACGGATCGGTCCCGACGAGCGTTTTGCGCTGGTCGGCACAAAGGGGTATTTCGCCAGGAATCCGCCGCCTGCGACGCCGCACGATCTGGTCAATCATCGGTGCGTGAACCTGCGTCTGCCCACGCACGGTGGCCTCTATGCCTGGGAATTCCAGAAAAAAGGCGGCCGGGAGTTCAACGTCCGTGTCGAGGGGCAACTGGTCTTCAACGGCATCTATGAAGTGCTTGACGGGGCGCTGGCCGGGCTGGGGCTGGCTTATGTGCCGGAGATCCTGGCTCAGCCGCACATCGCCAAGGGGCGCCTGGTGCGCATTCTGGAGGAGTGGTGTCCCTTGTGGTCGGGCTACCATCTGTACTACCCGAGCCGACGGCAGCCATCGCAGGCGATGAAACTGGTGACCGAAGCGCTGCGATACCAGCCCTAA
- a CDS encoding SDR family oxidoreductase, protein MTQNIEGRVVVITGASSGLGEATARLLARQGAKLVLGARRIDRLQALARELKLDDQAVVQTDVTDRAQVQRLVDRAVQLHGRVDVMLNNAGLMPSAMLEKLHVDEWDRMIDVNIKGVLYGVAAALPVMQAQKSGHFINVASVAGHKVGPGGTVYAATKHAVRVISEGLRQEVKPYNIRTTIVSPGAVATELIDSITDSDVAAGMRKTYEQAIPAESFARVVAFAMSQPEDVDINEVLFRPTSQAY, encoded by the coding sequence ATGACACAGAACATCGAAGGCAGGGTAGTCGTCATCACCGGCGCAAGCAGCGGCCTGGGCGAGGCCACCGCCCGGTTGCTGGCCCGGCAAGGGGCCAAGCTGGTCTTGGGCGCGCGGCGAATCGACAGGTTGCAGGCATTGGCGCGCGAACTCAAGCTGGACGATCAGGCCGTCGTGCAGACCGACGTGACTGACCGCGCGCAGGTGCAGCGCCTCGTCGATCGCGCAGTGCAGCTCCACGGCCGCGTGGACGTGATGCTCAACAACGCGGGCCTGATGCCCAGCGCGATGCTGGAAAAACTCCACGTGGACGAGTGGGACCGCATGATCGACGTGAACATCAAGGGCGTGCTGTACGGCGTGGCCGCCGCGCTGCCGGTGATGCAGGCCCAGAAGAGCGGGCACTTCATCAACGTGGCCTCGGTGGCCGGCCACAAGGTCGGCCCCGGCGGCACGGTCTATGCGGCCACCAAGCACGCGGTGCGGGTGATCTCCGAAGGCCTGCGCCAAGAGGTCAAACCCTACAACATCCGCACCACCATCGTTTCGCCCGGCGCAGTGGCTACGGAGCTGATCGACAGCATCACCGACTCGGACGTGGCCGCCGGCATGCGCAAGACCTACGAGCAGGCCATCCCGGCCGAATCGTTCGCGCGCGTCGTCGCGTTCGCGATGAGCCAGCCCGAGGACGTGGACATCAACGAAGTGCTGTTCCGTCCGACCAGCCAAGCCTATTGA
- a CDS encoding (R)-mandelonitrile lyase: MKKTLAAISLFALLGAGTVHAQNIQITPNGTNPSSIGDKKYFSGHAVVDPLFPATAESHATFGEVIFAPGARTAWHTHPAGQMLIVTGGQGWVQQEGQARRVINSGDVVWIPAGVKHWHGATDKTGMSHIAVSYMKDGSNVTWQELVSDKDYSEKK, encoded by the coding sequence ATGAAAAAGACGCTTGCAGCAATTTCCCTATTCGCACTCCTGGGCGCTGGCACTGTGCATGCACAGAACATCCAGATCACGCCCAACGGCACCAATCCGTCGAGCATCGGAGACAAGAAGTACTTCTCCGGCCACGCCGTCGTCGACCCGCTCTTTCCCGCTACCGCGGAGTCGCACGCCACGTTCGGCGAGGTGATCTTCGCACCGGGGGCACGCACGGCCTGGCACACCCATCCTGCCGGTCAGATGCTCATCGTCACCGGCGGCCAAGGCTGGGTCCAGCAGGAAGGCCAGGCGCGCCGCGTGATCAACTCTGGCGATGTGGTATGGATTCCGGCCGGCGTCAAGCACTGGCACGGCGCGACCGACAAGACCGGCATGTCCCACATTGCTGTTTCCTATATGAAGGATGGCTCCAACGTCACCTGGCAAGAACTGGTCAGCGACAAGGACTACAGCGAGAAAAAGTAA
- a CDS encoding aldo/keto reductase, translating into MDYRYLGQSALKVSPLCLGAMMFGGETDEATSQRIIAKAGDQGVNFIDTADVYHAGRSEEIIGRAIADDRDRWVVATKFGFPASGTAGPNEQGQSRRWIYQSVEASLKRLGSDYIDLLYFHRAIPGLPLEESVRAVGDLIRQGKVRYFGLSNFRGWRIAEVARIADQLGIDRPVASEPLYNIVDRTAEVEQLPAAGHYGLGVVSYSPLARGVLSGKYAVDAPPPSDSRAGRGDKRMQQTEWRPESLKVAQAIAARAVEHDTTSIAFALAWVLNNRLVSSTIAGPRTEAQWDSYLEALTVQLTADDERFVDALVPPGHASTPGYTDPGYPVEGRRVG; encoded by the coding sequence ATGGATTACCGTTACCTGGGCCAAAGCGCCCTGAAGGTCTCACCCTTGTGCCTGGGCGCAATGATGTTCGGCGGCGAAACCGATGAGGCCACGTCGCAGCGCATCATCGCCAAGGCGGGCGACCAGGGCGTCAACTTCATCGATACCGCGGACGTCTATCACGCCGGCCGCTCCGAGGAGATCATCGGACGCGCCATCGCCGACGACCGCGACCGCTGGGTGGTCGCCACCAAGTTCGGCTTCCCGGCGTCGGGTACGGCCGGCCCGAACGAGCAAGGCCAGTCGCGCCGCTGGATCTACCAATCGGTGGAGGCCAGCCTCAAGCGCTTGGGCTCCGACTACATCGACCTGCTGTATTTCCATCGCGCAATCCCGGGCCTGCCGCTCGAAGAAAGCGTACGCGCCGTGGGCGACCTGATCCGCCAGGGCAAGGTGCGGTACTTCGGCCTGTCCAATTTCCGCGGCTGGCGCATTGCCGAAGTGGCGCGCATCGCCGACCAGCTCGGCATCGACCGTCCGGTCGCCAGCGAGCCGCTCTACAACATCGTCGATCGCACGGCCGAAGTCGAGCAATTGCCCGCCGCGGGCCACTACGGCCTGGGTGTCGTTTCTTACAGCCCGCTGGCGCGCGGCGTGCTCTCGGGCAAGTACGCCGTGGACGCGCCGCCGCCATCCGACAGCCGTGCCGGCCGTGGCGACAAGCGCATGCAGCAGACCGAGTGGCGGCCTGAATCGCTGAAGGTCGCCCAGGCCATCGCGGCACGCGCTGTCGAGCACGACACGACCTCGATCGCCTTCGCCCTGGCCTGGGTGCTGAACAACCGTCTGGTCAGCTCCACCATCGCCGGCCCCCGTACCGAGGCGCAGTGGGACAGCTACCTCGAAGCCCTGACGGTGCAGCTCACCGCGGACGACGAGCGTTTCGTCGATGCGCTGGTGCCGCCCGGCCATGCCTCGACGCCGGGCTACACCGATCCTGGCTATCCAGTGGAGGGGCGTCGGGTCGGATGA
- a CDS encoding SDR family oxidoreductase, whose product MKKVVLLGANGQSARAIAVRLLEQSDIELTLFARSAKHLRDFESQRVHIVEGDARNLDSLRAAIKGQDVVISAMGGMDLGDLTEGVVRVMEEVGVRRIIAISAGGIYDELPEPFNTWDKGMVGYTRPTHLKTAQVIEQSSLDYTVLRPVWLTDKSIEQVELTRKGEIFKGTETSRASIGRFVADLVKQPGRHIKADLGISQPHTDGDRPAAYR is encoded by the coding sequence ATGAAGAAAGTGGTCTTGTTGGGTGCCAATGGCCAATCCGCCAGAGCAATCGCGGTGCGGCTTTTGGAGCAGAGCGACATAGAGTTGACGCTCTTTGCGCGTAGTGCCAAGCACCTACGTGATTTCGAAAGTCAGCGCGTCCACATCGTGGAGGGCGATGCCCGGAACCTCGATTCCCTCAGAGCGGCGATCAAAGGACAGGACGTCGTGATCAGCGCGATGGGGGGCATGGATCTGGGCGACCTCACGGAAGGCGTCGTTCGGGTGATGGAGGAAGTAGGCGTTCGCCGCATCATCGCCATCAGCGCAGGGGGCATCTACGACGAGTTGCCCGAGCCGTTCAACACCTGGGACAAGGGCATGGTGGGCTACACCCGGCCGACCCATCTGAAGACAGCGCAGGTGATTGAGCAGTCCTCGCTGGACTACACCGTTCTGCGCCCTGTCTGGCTCACGGACAAGTCCATCGAGCAGGTCGAACTGACCCGGAAAGGTGAGATATTCAAGGGAACGGAGACCTCGCGCGCCAGCATCGGTCGCTTCGTGGCTGATCTCGTCAAGCAACCAGGGCGCCACATCAAGGCAGACCTAGGCATCAGCCAACCTCATACCGATGGCGACAGGCCCGCCGCCTACCGCTGA
- a CDS encoding cytochrome P460 family protein — translation MERKYLLAGLLTSVLVGQGALAQGNDRVDFPANYRQGVHYATVERGGIREEIFTSRNAISAAKSGKPLPSGTVITMEDYREGKLFRYIVMEKRIGWGERYPEATRNGDWEFQAFHPDRTVNRSENVSRCMGCHKGQASRDYVFTLDRIKSAAVRQLENALHQALAPSPTRGHGPMLDHEVIGMLAASGNDTPAAATE, via the coding sequence ATGGAACGCAAGTATTTGCTCGCTGGTCTACTGACTAGCGTCTTGGTTGGTCAGGGCGCACTGGCACAAGGCAATGATCGCGTCGATTTCCCTGCAAACTACCGGCAAGGCGTTCACTACGCCACCGTCGAGCGCGGCGGCATTCGCGAGGAAATCTTCACCAGCCGGAATGCCATCAGCGCCGCCAAGAGCGGCAAGCCCCTGCCCAGCGGCACGGTCATCACCATGGAGGACTACCGCGAAGGCAAGCTGTTTCGCTACATCGTCATGGAAAAGCGCATTGGTTGGGGTGAGCGTTACCCCGAGGCCACGCGCAATGGCGATTGGGAGTTCCAAGCGTTTCATCCCGACCGTACGGTGAATCGTTCCGAAAACGTGTCACGCTGCATGGGCTGCCACAAGGGGCAGGCCAGCCGGGACTATGTGTTCACGCTCGACCGCATCAAGAGCGCGGCGGTCCGCCAATTGGAGAACGCGCTGCACCAGGCGCTGGCCCCCAGTCCGACCCGTGGGCACGGGCCGATGCTGGATCATGAGGTGATCGGCATGCTGGCCGCATCCGGCAACGATACACCTGCGGCGGCGACGGAGTAA